A region of Lichenibacterium dinghuense DNA encodes the following proteins:
- a CDS encoding Zn-dependent hydrolase codes for MTSRSSQPEECLGGADDIHGLLARFARFGATPGGGVTRLCASPADGEARGLFAALLAEAGAVVTTDGVGNQFGRFPLAGIEGAALVMAGSHLDSQMRAGRLDGALGVAAALDVGRGLMARKRDGARFDADFCAVNWTNEEGARFRPSLLGSGAYAGHHDAAFALSRLDDDGVSLGDALEAIGHRGRDVAPAMAACYLELHVEQGSVLEDDGATIGVVSRNWGALKIEAVFEGEQAHTGPTRMGRRRDALLAAAHAVTAARALADRWPGRLHTSVGRLLVEPNSPNVVPARVSLSLEVRSADDAVLAEAGIRADALLVSAAGAAGVGLTVAVRSERPIRALPDVVCDLVALCAETAGHRMIRMDTVAGHDALSLLGRCPVGLIFVPSIDGIAHNEREATKAADLDAGRDVLLAAADRLCRAGGSPERALRQLGAAA; via the coding sequence ATGACATCGAGATCATCTCAGCCTGAGGAATGCCTCGGCGGAGCCGACGACATCCACGGCCTTTTGGCGCGGTTCGCACGGTTCGGGGCGACGCCGGGCGGCGGGGTCACGCGGCTCTGCGCTTCGCCGGCCGACGGCGAGGCGCGCGGCCTCTTCGCGGCCCTGCTGGCCGAAGCCGGCGCCGTCGTCACCACGGACGGCGTCGGCAACCAGTTCGGCCGATTTCCGCTCGCCGGGATCGAGGGCGCGGCTCTTGTGATGGCGGGATCGCACCTCGACAGCCAGATGCGTGCCGGCCGGCTCGATGGCGCGCTCGGCGTCGCGGCCGCGCTCGACGTCGGCCGCGGTCTGATGGCGCGGAAACGGGATGGGGCGCGTTTCGACGCCGATTTCTGCGCCGTCAATTGGACCAACGAGGAGGGCGCGCGGTTCCGTCCGAGCCTGCTGGGCAGCGGCGCCTACGCGGGCCACCACGATGCCGCCTTCGCGCTGTCGCGCCTGGACGACGACGGGGTGAGCCTCGGCGACGCGCTGGAGGCCATCGGGCACCGGGGTCGTGACGTCGCGCCTGCCATGGCGGCCTGCTATCTCGAACTCCACGTCGAACAGGGATCGGTGCTCGAGGATGACGGCGCCACGATCGGGGTCGTGTCGCGGAACTGGGGTGCGCTGAAGATCGAGGCCGTGTTCGAAGGCGAGCAGGCCCACACGGGGCCGACCCGTATGGGCCGGCGGCGGGACGCGCTGCTGGCGGCGGCCCACGCCGTCACGGCGGCGCGGGCCCTGGCCGACCGCTGGCCCGGCCGGCTCCATACCTCGGTCGGGCGACTCTTGGTCGAGCCGAATTCACCCAACGTCGTTCCGGCTCGCGTCTCGCTGTCCCTGGAAGTCCGCTCCGCCGACGATGCCGTGCTGGCCGAGGCGGGGATACGCGCCGACGCCCTCCTCGTCTCGGCCGCTGGCGCGGCCGGCGTCGGCCTGACGGTCGCTGTCCGGTCCGAGCGCCCGATCCGAGCGCTGCCCGACGTCGTCTGCGACCTCGTCGCCCTTTGCGCCGAGACGGCAGGTCACCGCATGATCCGAATGGACACGGTAGCGGGGCACGACGCGCTCAGCCTGCTCGGCCGGTGCCCCGTGGGGCTGATCTTCGTGCCGAGCATCGACGGCATCGCCCACAACGAGCGCGAGGCGACGAAGGCGGCCGACCTCGACGCGGGGCGCGACGTGCTCCTCGCCGCCGCCGATCGGTTGTGCCGCGCAGGCGGCTCGCCGGAGCGTGCCCTGCGCCAGCTCGGAGCGGCAGCATGA
- a CDS encoding recombinase family protein, whose amino-acid sequence MRAAIYARFSSDRQRDASIEDQVRICEDLIRRQGWQVDPTFFDRAQSGSIASRSGYRALRDAVPSSSSRWSWRSRWTG is encoded by the coding sequence ATGCGCGCCGCCATCTACGCCCGGTTCTCCTCCGACCGCCAACGCGACGCGTCCATCGAGGACCAGGTCCGCATCTGCGAGGACCTCATCCGCCGACAAGGCTGGCAGGTCGACCCGACCTTTTTCGACCGCGCCCAGAGCGGCAGCATAGCGAGCCGATCCGGCTACCGGGCCCTGCGCGACGCCGTGCCATCAAGCAGTTCGAGGTGGTCGTGGCGGAGTCGCTGGACCGGCTGA
- a CDS encoding phosphotransferase family protein — translation MTADPEVDPLSIRVADALRRLPGGAAAWGTTGVLAAAPVASPVHRAVASDCIRVERAGSPPVFIKIRHADMATDVVPWAADAARKAAELGVGPEVLGDATGVLALACLDPPWRTATVGDLQDADTLGRVLEAKRRLHEAPPLGRRFCPFDRIAALATEAAAVGAPLPRDAPSLLAAVGLVREAVEAAGFDLRFCHNDGTASNVMLDGTALRLVDFDTAGDNDPWFDVAATINEACDFDAERRVAIMRYAGGCDERAFNRCRLYGAVDDVMWGLWGVTRAMTTRRSGVEFFKYGQWRLLHARAAIGARDFETWLRRL, via the coding sequence ATGACGGCCGACCCCGAGGTCGACCCTCTGTCGATCCGGGTCGCGGACGCGCTCCGGCGCCTGCCCGGCGGGGCGGCCGCGTGGGGGACGACGGGCGTTCTCGCCGCGGCCCCGGTCGCGTCCCCGGTGCACCGGGCCGTGGCGTCGGACTGCATCCGCGTCGAGCGGGCCGGGTCGCCGCCGGTCTTCATCAAGATCCGCCACGCCGACATGGCGACCGACGTCGTTCCCTGGGCCGCGGACGCCGCCCGCAAGGCGGCCGAGCTCGGCGTCGGCCCCGAGGTCCTGGGAGATGCCACGGGCGTGCTGGCCCTGGCCTGCCTCGATCCGCCGTGGCGCACAGCCACCGTCGGCGACCTCCAGGATGCCGACACGCTGGGCCGCGTGCTCGAGGCCAAGCGTCGGCTGCACGAGGCTCCGCCGCTCGGGCGACGCTTCTGCCCCTTCGATCGCATCGCCGCCCTGGCGACGGAAGCCGCCGCCGTCGGGGCGCCGCTGCCCCGCGACGCCCCGTCTCTCCTCGCCGCGGTGGGGCTGGTCCGCGAGGCGGTCGAGGCTGCGGGGTTCGATCTGCGCTTCTGCCACAATGACGGAACGGCCTCGAACGTCATGCTCGACGGCACCGCCCTCCGCCTCGTCGATTTCGACACGGCCGGCGACAACGACCCCTGGTTCGATGTCGCCGCCACGATCAACGAGGCCTGCGATTTCGACGCCGAGCGCAGGGTCGCCATCATGCGCTACGCCGGGGGCTGCGACGAGCGCGCCTTCAACCGCTGTCGCCTCTACGGCGCCGTCGACGACGTGATGTGGGGCCTTTGGGGCGTGACGCGCGCCATGACGACGCGGCGGAGCGGCGTCGAGTTCTTCAAATACGGGCAATGGCGCCTGCTCCATGCCCGCGCGGCGATCGGGGCGCGGGACTTCGAGACGTGGCTGCGGCGCCTGTGA
- a CDS encoding choline kinase family protein produces the protein MTWKRSGEGVGEGERAIEAVLAEVPAWTGRAVRYRPVAGGLSNSNWRVSIDGDRDYFVKLPGRGTEMFIARHAAHEASRRAETCGFGVEVVGFLPERGVEIFAFVDGFRASTNLDFLRGSVRRNAAAALKAFNDSASLSLTKTIFDQIEEHVAQVAAVGGRVPADHAFLMRRFADAKSAFLAAGLDLVPCMNDTLAGNFMLDANDRVVLVDFEYAANNERSYEMALWFDEMGFELDVEREMIETYWGRVDPMLEARIAVMKALADLKWATWAMIQEAVSALDFDYYKYGTWKHRRARTLFHHPDWHGWLTRL, from the coding sequence ATGACATGGAAGCGGTCGGGCGAGGGCGTCGGCGAGGGCGAGCGAGCCATCGAGGCGGTCCTCGCCGAGGTGCCGGCCTGGACCGGGCGCGCCGTGCGCTACCGCCCGGTCGCGGGCGGGCTGTCGAACAGCAACTGGCGCGTGTCGATCGATGGCGACCGGGATTATTTCGTCAAGCTGCCCGGCCGCGGCACCGAGATGTTCATCGCGCGCCACGCCGCCCACGAGGCCAGCCGCCGGGCCGAGACCTGCGGCTTCGGCGTCGAGGTGGTGGGCTTCCTGCCCGAAAGGGGCGTCGAGATCTTCGCCTTCGTGGACGGGTTCCGGGCCTCGACGAACCTCGACTTCCTGCGCGGTTCCGTGCGCCGCAACGCCGCGGCGGCCCTGAAGGCCTTCAACGACTCGGCTTCCCTGTCGCTGACCAAGACGATCTTCGACCAGATCGAGGAGCATGTCGCGCAGGTCGCGGCGGTGGGGGGCCGCGTGCCGGCCGACCACGCCTTCCTGATGCGCCGTTTCGCGGACGCGAAGTCGGCGTTCCTCGCCGCAGGCCTCGATCTCGTCCCCTGCATGAACGACACGCTGGCGGGCAACTTCATGCTGGACGCCAACGACCGCGTCGTGCTGGTCGACTTCGAATACGCGGCCAACAACGAGCGCAGCTACGAGATGGCGCTCTGGTTCGACGAGATGGGTTTCGAGCTCGACGTCGAGCGCGAGATGATCGAGACTTACTGGGGGCGCGTCGACCCCATGCTGGAGGCCCGCATCGCTGTTATGAAGGCGCTCGCCGACCTGAAATGGGCCACTTGGGCCATGATCCAGGAGGCTGTCTCCGCCCTCGACTTCGACTACTACAAGTACGGCACTTGGAAACACCGCCGGGCCCGCACCCTGTTCCACCACCCCGACTGGCACGGATGGCTGACCCGGCTGTGA